One Brassica napus cultivar Da-Ae chromosome C2, Da-Ae, whole genome shotgun sequence DNA window includes the following coding sequences:
- the BNAC02G37530D gene encoding uncharacterized protein BNAC02G37530D encodes MADKNVLAICLMFLVASSVVYEAQGTFLLKMYLRRKMFRRARDFTPFACKGMLFLIKRLRGGCPATREFKKFFSLFTSYVKFISNASATSKSTDTQITSQVNGLASAMSELTAVKGRAPSNTDFRDAMLSMGKTLIEQKKSGSQSTTFQQRKELVVALVQWTKTITILVKTAVELRVGKSMDISKLGLDVDVNSIVGSERIQTGSSNTKTGSQSNISTSGSVTTTRFTKTGSNNQTGVRTETGSSNIKNGSQSSGLSP; translated from the exons atggctgatAAAAATGTACTAGCAATATGTCTGATGTTTCTAGTAGCATCAAGTGTGGTGTACGAGGCGCAAGGAACGTTCTTGCTAAAGATGTACTTGAGGAGGAAAATGTTTCGAAGGGCAAGAGACTTTACACCATTCGCATGCAAAGGTATGTTATTTTTGATCAAGAGACTTCGAGGTGGGTGTCCCGCGACTAGAGAATTCAAGAAATTCTTTTCACTCTTCACGTCTTACGTTAAATTCATCAGCAATGCCTCGGCCACATCGAAAAGCACAGATACACAGATCACATCACAAGTTAACGGCCTAGCCAGTGCTATGTCTGAATTAACTGCTGTTAAAGGCAGAGCACCG TCGAATACGGATTTTAGAGACGCAATGCTGTCAATGGGAAAAACTTTGATTGAGCAGAAGAAAAGTGGTTCACAGAGTACGACATTTCAGCAAAGGAAAGAGTTGGTCGTGGCTCTGGTGCAATGGACTAAAACCATCACTATACTGGTAAAAACTGCTGTGGAGTTGAGAGTAGGAAAGTCGATGGATATATCGAAGCTAGGGCTTGACGTTGATGTTAACTCCATTGTTGGAAGTGAAAGAATCCAAACTGGTTCTTCAAACACCAAGACGGGAAGCCAAAGCAACATAAGCACATCCGGAAGTGTCACAACCACCAGATTTACTAAAACAGGATCAAACAATCAAACTGGTGTAAGAACTGAAACTGGttcatcaaacataaaaaacgGAAGTCAAAGCAGCGGTTTATCACCATGA